The region GGAGCTCCTCCACCGCCGCCTGCTCGTGCTCGACGGCGCCATGGGCACCATGCTCCAGGCCCGCGACCTCAAGGCCGCCGACTTCGGCGGCGAGGCCCTCGAGGGCTGCAACGAGAACCTGGTCCTCACCCGCCCCGACGTGATCCAGTCCGTCCACGAGGCGTACTTCGCCGCCGGCGCGGACGTCATCGAGACCAACACCTTCGGCTCGATCAGGCACGTGCTGGCTGAATACGGCCTGCAGGACAAGGCCCGCGAGATCAACAAGAAGGCCTGCGAGCTCGGCCGCGCGGCCGCCGCGAAGCACGCGACGAAGGACAAGCCCCGCTTCGTCGCCGGCTCGCTCGGCCCCGGCACCAAGTCGATCTCGGTCACCGGCGGCATCACCTACGACGAGGTCCTCGCCGGCTACCGCGAGGCGGCGGCGGGCCTGCTCGAGGGCGGCGCCGACCTGATCCTGCTCGAGACCCAGCAGGACACGATCAACATCAAGGCCTCGATCAACGGCGTGCAAACGGCTTTCCGCGACGCCGATCGCTCGATCCCGGTCATCCTCTCCGTCTCCATCGAGACGATGGGCACGATGCTGGGCGGCCAGGACATCGCCGCCTTGGCCGACGCCGTCTCCCACTTCGACCTCCTCGCCATCGGCATGAACTGCGCCACCGGCCCGGACTTCATGACCGATCATCTTCGCACGCTGTCTTCCCTCACGCGGGCTTTCACGATCTGTTACCCGAACGCCGGCCTGCCCGACGAGAACGGTGTTTACAACGAGAGCCCCGCGATGGTCGCCAAGAAGGTCGCGCGCTTCGCCGACGAGGGCTGGGTCAACCTGGTCGGCGGCTGCTGCGGCACGACGCCGGAGCACATCCGCCTGATGGCCGAGGCCGTCGCGGGCAAGCCGCCCCGCCGCGCTCACAAGCCCCGGCGCTCCTCGGTGTCCGGCATGGAGTCGCTCTCCCTCGACGAGGACCGCCGCCCGCTGATCGTCGGCGAGCGCACCAACGTCATCGGGTCGCGCAAGTTCAAGGAGCTGATCGTGTCCGGCGACCTCGAGTCCGCCGCCGAGCTCGCCCGCCATCAGGTCCGCGCCGGCGCCCACGTCATCGACGTCTGCCTGGCCAACCCCGACCGCGACGAGAAGGACGACCTGATCGCGTTCTTCGAGAAGGCGGTCAAGAAGGTGAAGGTCCCCTTCATGATCGACTCGACCGACGCCAAGGTCATGGAGGAGGCCCTCAAGCGCGCGCCCGGCAAGTGCATCCTCAACTCGATCAACCTCGAGGACGGCGAGGAGCGCTTCGAGGCCGTCATCCCCCTCGTCCACCGGTTCGGCGCCGCCCTCGTCGTGGGCACCATCGACGAGGACAAGGTCATGGGCATGGGCCTGACGCGGGAGCGCAAGCTCGCCATCGCCAAGCGCTCGTTCGACCTTCTCACCACGAAGTACGGGATCGCGCCCGAGGACATCATCTTCGACCCCCTCGTCTTCCCCGCCGGCACCGGCGACAAGAACTACTGGGGCTCCGCGGTCGAGACGATCGAGGGCATCAAGCTGATCAAGGCGGCCATGCCGCGATGCAAGACCGTCTTGGGCATCTCCAACGTGTCCTTCGGTCTTCCGGCCGCCGGCCGCGAGGTCCTCAATTCCGTTTTCCTGCATCACTGCGTCGAGGCGGGTCTCGACCTCGCCATCGTCAACGCCGAGAAGCTCGCCCGGTACTCCCAGATCCCTGACGTCGAGAAGAAGCTCGCCTGGGACGTGTTGTCCTGGACCGGCCCCGGCGACCCCAAGCATCCCGCCGGCTTCGACGCCGTCGCGGCCTTCTCCGAGCATTTTCGCCTGATCAAGACCGTCGAGAAGAGCCCCTCGCAGCGCCTCCTGCTCCCCATCGGCGAGCGCGTGCCGAAGAACGTCGTCGAGGGCTCCCAGGAGGGACTGAAGGCCGACCTCGACGAGCTGCTCAAGACGCTGAAGCCCCTCGAGATCATCAACGGCCCGCTGATGAAGGGCATGGACGAGGTCGGCCGCCTGTTCGGCGCCAACACGATGATCGTCGCCGAGGTCCTGCAGTCGGCCGAGGTGATGAAGGCCGCCGTCGCCCACCTCGAGCCGCACATGACCGTCGCCGATTCCGCCACGCGCGCGACCATCCTGCTCGCCACCGTGAAGGGCGACGTGCACGACATCGGCAAGAACCTCGTGCACATCATTCTTAAGAACAACGGGTATAAGGTCGTGGATCTGGGCATCAAGGTCGCCCCCGAGCAGCTGCTCGAAGCCGTGAAGAAACATTCACCCGACGCCATCGGCCTCTCCGGTCTTCTCGTCAAGTCCGCGCAGATGATGGTCGTCACCGCCGACGACCTGACGGCGGCCGGGATACGCCTTCCCATCCTCGTCGGCGGCGCGGCGCTCTCCCCGCGCTTCGCGGCCAAGCGCATCGCGCCCTCTTACGACGGCCCCGTTTTCTACGCCAAGGACGCGATGACGGGTCTCTCGCTCGCCAACGACTACTTCGGCGAAAAGAAAGAGGCGCTTCTCGCCAAGAACAAGGAGATCCAGGAATACCTGCGCGCCGAGACGATCGCCCCCGCCGCCGCCGAGGTCGCGGGCCCCGCGGCGCCCAGGATCGAGATCGTCCACGAGACGCCGCCCGTCCCGCCCGACCTCAAGCTCCACGCGCTCTCCGACTTCCCCGTCGACGAGATATTCCGATACATCAATCCGATCATGCTGTACGGCAAGCATCTCGGCCTGCGCGGGAACCTCGAGCAGCACCTCAAGGACAAGAACCCGAAGGCCGTCGAGCTTCATAAAAGAGTCCAGGCGCTGCAGGACGAGATCATGGCCAGGGGCCTCATCAAGCCCAGGGCCGTGTTCAAGTTCTTCGCCGTCGAGGCCGCGGGCGACCGCATGAACCTCTTCGAATCGCCTTCGGCGATTTCTCCTTTAGACGGCTTCGACTTCCCGCGCCAGCCCGCCGGCGACCGCCTGTGCCTGGCCGACTTCATCAAGCCCGCGGGCGGCGACGGGCGAGACTACGCGGCGATGTTCGTCGTCACCTGCGGCGCCGGCATCCGCGAGCTGTCCGACAAATACCGGGACGAGGGCGAGTACCTCAAGAGCCACGCCCTGCAGTCGATCGCCATCGAGGCCGCCGAGGGCTTCGCCGAGCTGCTCCACGAGCGGATCCGCCGCATGTGGGGCATCGGCGATCCCGCCGGCCAGAGCATCCGCGAGAAGTTCCAGGGCAAGTACCGCGGCATCCGCGTCAGCTTCGGCTACCCCGCCTGCCCGAACCTCGAGGACCAGGCCATCCTCTTCAAGCTCCTCGACCCCGAGACCAACTGCGGGGTCCAGCTCACCGAGGGCTTCATGATGGAGCCCGAGGCCACCGTCTCCGCCCTCGTCTTCCACCACCCGAAGGCGCGCTACTTCTCCGTCGGCCAAAGCGAGGCCGCCGCCGCCTCATGATCGCGGCGCTCGGGCTCGCGCTCGCGCTGAATGCCTCCGCCCGGACGCCGCAAGCCGTCGTCGCCCGGACCATGGCCCGCGCCGAGAAGCTGGTCGCGGCGCAGAAGGGAAAAGACGCCTGGGAGCGGCGCGACCTGGATCGTCAGGCCGAAGACCTCTACAAGGACATCAAGCCGCTGGGCTGGAAAGCGGCGCCCGCCTTGGCCGCCGCCGTCGCCGACCTCAAGCGCCCGGCTAAGGTACGCCTGTTCGCCGTCTCCTTCCTCGCGTTGATCCGAGATCCCGCCGCCTTCCCTCCGCTCGAGGACATCCTCCTGAACCCGGAGCAGGACCTGACGGTGCGCGCGCTCGCCGCGCAAAGCCTCCCCGGCCAGGGCGCGCCGGACGCCGCCGTGAGCAGGACGCTGTGCGCGGCGCTCGCGCAGAAGGAGCTGCCGCGCGAGGTGCTCGACGACGTCTTGATGTCGCTCGGCCGCTACGGCTGCCGCGAGCCCGCGGCGCTCGTTCGCCTGGCGCGCTCGTCCGGCCCGCGCCCCGGCCCGAAGGACCTCCCCGTGGTCGCCGCCGCGCTCGGCGCGCTGGGCCGCTCCCGCGGCGCCGTCTCCGGCCTGGCCTTGCTCGAACTCATCAGCTGGTTCCCCGCCCGCGGCGACGCGCGCGCCGCCGCGATCAAGGCGCTCGACGCGCGCCGCGCGGAGGTCGCCGACTGGCTCGCCCCCGAGACCTTGCCCGTCGTCGCCGAGGCCCTGCGCTCCGAGAGCGAGCGCTGGGACACGATGATCCCCCTCGTCCGCCTCGCCGCGGTCCTCGGCCCCGACGCCGGGCCGGCGCTGGCGCGCCTGTCGGATCATCCCGACGCCGAGGTGCTGGCCGCGGCCGCCGAGGCGATGGTCCTCTTCAAGCGCGTCGAGGCGATCCCCGCGCTCGAGGCCGTGATCGCGGGCGCGCTGCGCGACCCGCGGTTCTCCCCCAAAGAGGGACGCCCCGACCCCGCGGTCTCGCTGGCTCGGATCGAGAAGGCCGTCGACGCCCTGCGCCGCGCGCGCTGACTGTTTCCGGAAACAGTTCGCTATACTTTTCCCGTGCCCGACTACTTCCCCCTCGTCAAAGGCGCCGTGCGCGAGTACGCGACGGAGAACTCCTCCGGAGCCGGCACCTACGTCGTCGAGGTCCTCGACGTCGAGACCAAAGGCGGCGTCACGACCGCCAAGGTCCGCCGCACCGTCAAGCTCCCCAAGGAGCCGGAGGTCGTCGCCGAGGTGACCGTGACCTGCGACGCCGCCGGCGTGCGCGCGGGGACGGACATCGAGTTCAACGCCCCGGTCAAGGTCGGCACCGAGTGGGTCAGCTCTCCGCGCCGGAACTGGATCGAGTCGCTCGACGCGGCCGTCGAGACGCCGGCCGGGAAGTTCACGGGCTGCCTGCGCGTGGCCTACCTCATCGCCGAGGGCGACGGCGGCTCCGGCGAGCGCTTCTACGCGCCGGGCGTGGGGCTCGTGAAGGTCGTCGACAACGACGAAG is a window of Elusimicrobiota bacterium DNA encoding:
- the metH gene encoding methionine synthase, producing MGTMLQARDLKAADFGGEALEGCNENLVLTRPDVIQSVHEAYFAAGADVIETNTFGSIRHVLAEYGLQDKAREINKKACELGRAAAAKHATKDKPRFVAGSLGPGTKSISVTGGITYDEVLAGYREAAAGLLEGGADLILLETQQDTINIKASINGVQTAFRDADRSIPVILSVSIETMGTMLGGQDIAALADAVSHFDLLAIGMNCATGPDFMTDHLRTLSSLTRAFTICYPNAGLPDENGVYNESPAMVAKKVARFADEGWVNLVGGCCGTTPEHIRLMAEAVAGKPPRRAHKPRRSSVSGMESLSLDEDRRPLIVGERTNVIGSRKFKELIVSGDLESAAELARHQVRAGAHVIDVCLANPDRDEKDDLIAFFEKAVKKVKVPFMIDSTDAKVMEEALKRAPGKCILNSINLEDGEERFEAVIPLVHRFGAALVVGTIDEDKVMGMGLTRERKLAIAKRSFDLLTTKYGIAPEDIIFDPLVFPAGTGDKNYWGSAVETIEGIKLIKAAMPRCKTVLGISNVSFGLPAAGREVLNSVFLHHCVEAGLDLAIVNAEKLARYSQIPDVEKKLAWDVLSWTGPGDPKHPAGFDAVAAFSEHFRLIKTVEKSPSQRLLLPIGERVPKNVVEGSQEGLKADLDELLKTLKPLEIINGPLMKGMDEVGRLFGANTMIVAEVLQSAEVMKAAVAHLEPHMTVADSATRATILLATVKGDVHDIGKNLVHIILKNNGYKVVDLGIKVAPEQLLEAVKKHSPDAIGLSGLLVKSAQMMVVTADDLTAAGIRLPILVGGAALSPRFAAKRIAPSYDGPVFYAKDAMTGLSLANDYFGEKKEALLAKNKEIQEYLRAETIAPAAAEVAGPAAPRIEIVHETPPVPPDLKLHALSDFPVDEIFRYINPIMLYGKHLGLRGNLEQHLKDKNPKAVELHKRVQALQDEIMARGLIKPRAVFKFFAVEAAGDRMNLFESPSAISPLDGFDFPRQPAGDRLCLADFIKPAGGDGRDYAAMFVVTCGAGIRELSDKYRDEGEYLKSHALQSIAIEAAEGFAELLHERIRRMWGIGDPAGQSIREKFQGKYRGIRVSFGYPACPNLEDQAILFKLLDPETNCGVQLTEGFMMEPEATVSALVFHHPKARYFSVGQSEAAAAS